A single window of Herpetosiphon gulosus DNA harbors:
- a CDS encoding GNAT family N-acetyltransferase translates to MPDLLVKLYELPSIPSIAGVTIRRALAPERHVVLDWVARFFYPAWRSECAVAFSQSPISCMIAIEEQKLLGFACYDTTTRNFFGPTGVDPDCRGRGVGTALLIATLDAMKQLGYGYAIVGDAGPVEFYQRTVGAIVIPDSTPGVYRGMLQGDA, encoded by the coding sequence ATGCCTGATCTTTTGGTCAAATTGTATGAACTACCAAGCATCCCCAGCATTGCGGGCGTGACAATTCGTCGCGCCCTTGCCCCTGAACGCCATGTGGTGCTCGATTGGGTGGCGCGATTTTTCTACCCCGCTTGGCGTAGCGAGTGTGCAGTAGCCTTCAGTCAATCACCAATTAGCTGCATGATTGCCATCGAAGAGCAAAAGCTCTTGGGCTTTGCCTGCTACGATACCACTACTCGCAATTTCTTTGGCCCAACTGGCGTTGACCCCGATTGTCGTGGGCGTGGGGTTGGCACGGCTTTGTTGATCGCGACCTTGGATGCGATGAAACAACTTGGTTATGGCTATGCGATTGTCGGCGATGCTGGCCCAGTTGAGTTTTATCAACGCACAGTTGGTGCAATTGTCATCCCCGATTCGACTCCTGGGGTCTATCGTGGGATGTTGCAAGGGGACGCATGA
- the nagA gene encoding N-acetylglucosamine-6-phosphate deacetylase → MSSLRFENATIYTPELSAARSLAIADGLVAEAAPTAPCYDLTDLIVVPGLIDLQLNGAFGHDFTSDPKTISAVAVGLPQYGVTAFLPTIITSPLSQVAAAQQVVQQGNFAGSRVLGLHLEGPFLNPAKRGAHNPNHLQNPSLAAIKTWSSANGVRLVTLAPELDAADEVIQALVERGVLVSAGHSEATFAEAEASFNQGIRAVTHLFNAMPPLHHREPGLAGAALSDQRITIGLIPDGVHVHAGLVRHIWHSASQRIAIVSDAQAALGMPDGEYLLGDTTLTVANGEARRSDGRLAGSVLAMDQALRNIQAWTNSPLEQILPAFTTIPANLLGLAHYGRIAINNPADLVIFDQHYHVVATLVGGNIVYGSTTLEQRQC, encoded by the coding sequence ATGAGCAGCCTACGTTTTGAAAATGCCACGATCTATACACCTGAGCTAAGTGCGGCGCGAAGCTTGGCAATAGCTGATGGTCTTGTGGCGGAAGCTGCTCCCACAGCACCCTGCTACGATCTGACCGATCTGATTGTTGTGCCGGGCTTGATCGATTTGCAACTCAACGGGGCATTTGGTCACGATTTTACTAGCGATCCTAAAACGATTAGCGCGGTTGCTGTTGGCTTGCCGCAATATGGCGTGACAGCCTTTTTGCCAACAATTATCACCTCGCCGCTCAGCCAAGTTGCGGCGGCTCAACAGGTGGTGCAGCAGGGTAATTTTGCTGGTTCGCGGGTGTTGGGCTTGCATCTCGAAGGGCCGTTTCTCAACCCAGCCAAGCGTGGTGCGCATAATCCCAACCATTTGCAAAACCCCAGTTTGGCAGCGATTAAAACATGGTCGTCAGCCAATGGCGTGCGCTTGGTAACCTTGGCTCCCGAGCTTGATGCCGCCGACGAAGTGATTCAAGCCTTGGTCGAGCGAGGCGTGTTGGTCAGTGCTGGCCATTCCGAAGCCACGTTTGCAGAAGCTGAGGCCAGTTTTAATCAAGGCATTCGTGCGGTAACCCATTTGTTCAACGCCATGCCGCCATTGCACCATCGTGAGCCAGGTTTAGCCGGAGCCGCCTTGAGCGATCAACGCATCACGATCGGCTTGATTCCCGATGGTGTCCACGTTCATGCTGGCTTGGTACGCCATATTTGGCACAGCGCTAGCCAACGGATTGCAATTGTTAGCGATGCTCAAGCTGCGCTCGGCATGCCCGATGGCGAATATCTGCTTGGCGACACGACCCTGACCGTGGCTAATGGCGAGGCCCGCCGCAGCGATGGCCGTTTGGCGGGCAGCGTGTTGGCGATGGATCAAGCTTTACGTAATATTCAGGCTTGGACGAATAGCCCACTTGAGCAGATTTTGCCAGCCTTTACCACGATTCCGGCTAATTTGTTGGGCTTGGCTCACTATGGCCGCATCGCAATCAATAACCCTGCTGATTTAGTGATTTTTGATCAGCACTATCACGTTGTTGCCACGCTTGTTGGCGGCAACATCGTCTATGGTTCTACAACCTTGGAGCAACGTCAATGCTAA
- a CDS encoding SIS domain-containing protein has protein sequence MLTQSHLYREIYEQPQSLARLLEAEKATVAKLAAAIRERNISQIVIAARGTSDNAARYAQYLLGSLNGILVTLATPSLFSIYQRPPILGNVCVLGISQSGKSPDIVAVLTEARKQGALTAAITNKTDSPLAQVGDFVIDLHAGEELAVAATKSYTAQLAAIALLSTALADDPAMNQALERLPRVVGDTLSNLPDMANVVQRYRYMQQCVVIGRGYNYSTAFELALKLKELTYTIVQPYSSADFLHGPVAVLEQGFPVVVIAPSGQMLPEMQSFIQTIRERGAEILAISDDHDTLRLSRTALRTPTGLPEWLSPIINIVPGQLLALHLAHTRDFDVDQPRGLRKVTETR, from the coding sequence ATGCTAACCCAAAGCCATCTTTATCGCGAAATTTATGAGCAACCCCAATCGTTGGCGCGGCTACTTGAGGCCGAAAAAGCGACGGTTGCCAAATTGGCGGCGGCCATTCGCGAACGTAATATTAGCCAAATTGTAATTGCCGCGCGTGGCACCAGCGATAATGCTGCTCGCTACGCCCAATATTTGCTTGGCTCACTCAACGGTATTTTAGTCACCTTAGCCACACCCAGTCTGTTTTCAATCTATCAACGCCCACCGATTTTGGGCAATGTCTGTGTCTTGGGCATCAGCCAAAGTGGCAAAAGCCCCGACATCGTGGCTGTACTGACCGAAGCTCGCAAACAAGGCGCACTAACCGCCGCAATCACCAACAAAACCGATTCGCCCTTAGCCCAAGTTGGCGATTTTGTGATCGATTTACACGCTGGTGAGGAATTGGCAGTTGCTGCAACTAAAAGTTATACTGCTCAACTGGCCGCGATTGCCTTGCTCAGTACTGCCTTGGCCGATGATCCGGCCATGAACCAAGCCTTGGAGCGCTTGCCCCGTGTTGTTGGCGACACCCTGAGCAACTTGCCTGATATGGCGAATGTGGTGCAGCGCTATCGTTATATGCAGCAATGTGTCGTGATTGGCCGAGGCTACAATTATTCAACCGCCTTTGAATTAGCGCTTAAACTCAAAGAATTGACCTATACGATTGTGCAGCCCTACAGCAGCGCCGACTTTTTGCATGGCCCTGTGGCAGTGCTCGAACAGGGCTTTCCGGTAGTTGTAATCGCGCCAAGTGGTCAGATGTTGCCCGAAATGCAAAGTTTTATCCAAACCATTCGTGAGCGTGGCGCAGAAATTCTGGCAATCAGCGATGATCACGATACTCTGCGGTTGAGCCGCACCGCCTTGCGTACGCCAACTGGCTTGCCCGAATGGCTCTCGCCAATTATCAATATTGTGCCCGGCCAACTGCTGGCCTTGCATCTGGCTCACACCCGCGATTTCGATGTTGATCAGCCACGTGGTTTACGCAAAGTTACTGAAACTCGCTAA
- a CDS encoding type II toxin-antitoxin system VapC family toxin translates to MAIYLLDTNHASPLITAGHPLRHRVITAIASGETFAIYVPMVTELIFGIGLLPRAVANRAAWAQIQPLFPCYLPDEVDAVHAADLQIALRRQGRQLATVDALIATLALRYGLVLLTTDKDFDAVPELRIENWLC, encoded by the coding sequence ATGGCAATTTACCTGTTAGATACGAATCACGCCTCGCCATTAATTACCGCAGGCCATCCGCTGCGACACCGCGTGATCACGGCGATTGCCAGTGGGGAAACCTTTGCGATCTATGTTCCGATGGTGACTGAACTGATTTTTGGAATTGGTCTGCTACCGCGTGCAGTGGCGAATCGAGCAGCATGGGCGCAGATCCAACCGTTATTTCCGTGTTATTTACCTGATGAGGTTGATGCTGTTCATGCGGCTGATCTCCAAATCGCCTTACGCCGCCAAGGTCGCCAATTAGCGACTGTCGATGCCTTGATTGCAACTCTCGCCCTGCGCTATGGCTTAGTATTGCTAACCACCGATAAGGACTTCGACGCAGTTCCAGAACTTCGCATTGAAAACTGGCTTTGCTGA
- a CDS encoding aldo/keto reductase codes for MHQRTLGTTGLVVSEIGLGCMGMSQSYGPGGDKQSAINLIHTAVERGVTFFDTAEVYGPYINEELVGEALEPYRNQVVIATKFGFNLHPDGKPGWSGVNSHPDQIKRVAEASLKRLRIEAIDLFYQHRVDPNVPIEEVAGAVKELIQHGKVKHFGLSEAGAQTIRRAHAVQPVAALQSEYSLWTREPEAEIMPTLAELGIGFVPFSPLGKGFLTGKIDQSTVFAQGDIRNRIPRFSPEALQANQALIDLLEAIAAQKQATTAQIALAWLLAQKPWIVPIPGTRRVERLEENLGAAAIRLNEADLQAIEQAAASVNIQGARYPEDLEKMTGL; via the coding sequence ATGCACCAACGAACGCTTGGCACGACTGGCTTGGTTGTCTCGGAAATTGGCTTGGGCTGTATGGGCATGAGCCAAAGCTATGGCCCTGGTGGCGATAAACAATCAGCAATTAACTTAATCCATACAGCGGTTGAGCGTGGCGTGACCTTCTTCGATACTGCCGAAGTCTATGGCCCCTACATCAACGAAGAATTAGTTGGCGAGGCGCTTGAGCCATATCGCAACCAAGTCGTGATTGCTACTAAGTTTGGTTTTAATTTACATCCCGATGGCAAGCCAGGCTGGTCGGGAGTCAATAGCCATCCTGATCAAATTAAACGGGTGGCGGAAGCGTCGCTCAAACGCCTGCGGATCGAAGCAATCGATCTGTTCTATCAACATCGCGTCGATCCGAATGTGCCAATTGAAGAAGTTGCTGGCGCAGTCAAGGAGCTGATTCAACACGGCAAAGTTAAGCATTTTGGGCTTTCCGAGGCTGGCGCACAAACCATTCGCCGTGCCCACGCGGTTCAGCCAGTTGCCGCCTTGCAAAGCGAATATTCCTTGTGGACACGCGAACCAGAAGCGGAAATTATGCCTACGCTGGCAGAATTGGGGATTGGCTTTGTACCATTCAGTCCACTGGGCAAGGGCTTTTTGACTGGCAAAATCGACCAAAGCACGGTCTTTGCGCAGGGCGATATTCGTAATCGAATTCCACGGTTTTCGCCTGAAGCACTGCAAGCCAACCAAGCCTTGATCGATTTGCTAGAAGCAATTGCTGCGCAAAAACAGGCCACTACTGCCCAAATTGCCTTGGCATGGCTACTAGCCCAAAAACCATGGATCGTGCCGATTCCAGGCACGCGCCGCGTGGAACGCTTGGAAGAAAATCTGGGCGCGGCAGCAATTCGCCTGAACGAGGCTGATTTACAAGCAATCGAGCAAGCTGCCGCTTCAGTGAACATTCAAGGCGCACGCTACCCCGAAGATTTAGAAAAAATGACTGGTTTGTAG
- a CDS encoding RluA family pseudouridine synthase — protein MFNPLAELSALDQRVLCDLAAQYPIKLTLEAKTTGMPLWQLLIERLNLSPTLAQTLMVRGAIWINSVRVNNPLAEAPPEGELVVHTPPAGLYVNPVVTPSDILFEDEWILVLNKPAAWYSVATPWDTFGHLEGALQRFFLQRDGEAVPFHLVHRLDHGTSGALIVSKNPSLNSRFQRMFNEGRVQKTYLALCSGVPDWTELEVVTGHSRGEFGLWSVYPEAMIDQLYGPKDRRVRRAHTSFSVQAVGNEAALLAARLHTGRTHQIRLHAKHVGHPLVGDQRYGGVTQFGNISIPDQLLHAAWLQFPHPRYGSTLELIAPVPRVWHAVGAAVGIDLQTGLLKEGYSAP, from the coding sequence GTGTTCAACCCGCTAGCCGAGCTGTCGGCACTTGATCAAAGGGTACTGTGCGATTTAGCCGCACAGTACCCTATTAAATTAACCCTTGAAGCCAAAACTACCGGAATGCCACTTTGGCAACTCTTGATAGAACGCCTTAACCTCTCGCCAACCCTGGCCCAAACCCTGATGGTGCGCGGCGCGATTTGGATCAACAGCGTGCGAGTTAATAATCCCTTGGCTGAGGCTCCACCTGAGGGTGAGTTGGTAGTACATACACCGCCTGCCGGTTTATATGTCAACCCCGTGGTAACTCCTAGCGACATCTTATTTGAGGATGAATGGATTTTGGTGCTCAATAAGCCAGCTGCTTGGTATAGTGTGGCCACACCGTGGGATACCTTTGGGCATCTCGAAGGCGCGTTACAGCGCTTTTTTCTTCAGCGCGATGGCGAAGCCGTGCCGTTTCACCTTGTGCATCGGCTTGATCATGGCACTTCAGGCGCGTTGATCGTCTCCAAAAATCCTAGCCTCAATAGTCGTTTTCAGCGCATGTTTAATGAAGGTCGGGTGCAGAAAACCTACCTTGCGCTGTGCAGTGGCGTGCCCGATTGGACAGAACTAGAGGTTGTAACGGGCCATTCACGCGGCGAGTTTGGGCTGTGGTCGGTTTACCCCGAAGCAATGATTGATCAATTGTATGGCCCCAAGGATCGGCGGGTGCGGCGGGCGCATACCAGTTTTAGCGTGCAAGCAGTTGGAAACGAAGCGGCTTTGCTGGCTGCTCGCTTGCACACTGGCCGCACTCATCAGATTCGTTTGCACGCGAAACATGTTGGGCATCCACTGGTGGGCGATCAACGCTATGGTGGCGTAACCCAGTTTGGCAATATAAGCATTCCTGATCAATTATTACACGCTGCATGGCTGCAATTTCCCCATCCCCGTTATGGCTCAACGCTTGAGTTAATTGCGCCAGTGCCAAGGGTATGGCACGCAGTTGGAGCGGCAGTCGGAATTGATCTGCAAACTGGATTGCTCAAAGAAGGGTATTCAGCACCATGA
- a CDS encoding TSUP family transporter yields MTLLILCGFALLAGFIDAVAGGGGLIQLPPLLITQKEVAPAFILGTNKFAAVTGTATAAVSYNRRVKVNWRIVVPGMISAAICSWLGARAVSLIRPELFRPIMLVLIIAMALYTFKRKDFGSAARQTKASLTPIPYVLGFCGLIGFYDGIFGPGTGSLLMFAFVGILGFDFLQASATTKIINVTTNVAALVQFLGAGQIIWHLAVPMAVCNILGGIIGSRMAMAKGSQFVRVVFLVVVVGVILRYGYDIIQEFI; encoded by the coding sequence ATGACCTTGTTGATTTTATGCGGGTTTGCCTTGTTGGCTGGGTTTATTGATGCAGTGGCTGGTGGCGGCGGCTTAATTCAACTGCCACCGTTGTTAATTACCCAAAAAGAGGTCGCTCCAGCCTTTATCCTTGGAACCAATAAATTTGCCGCAGTTACGGGCACGGCCACGGCAGCAGTCAGTTACAATCGACGGGTCAAGGTCAATTGGCGGATCGTCGTGCCAGGTATGATCAGCGCGGCCATTTGTTCATGGCTGGGGGCGCGGGCCGTCAGCTTGATTCGACCAGAGCTTTTTCGGCCAATTATGCTGGTGTTGATCATCGCCATGGCACTGTATACCTTTAAACGTAAAGATTTTGGTAGCGCAGCCCGCCAAACCAAAGCCTCGCTCACGCCAATTCCCTATGTGCTGGGTTTTTGTGGATTAATTGGTTTTTATGATGGGATTTTCGGGCCGGGCACTGGCAGTTTATTGATGTTTGCCTTTGTGGGCATTTTGGGCTTTGATTTTCTGCAAGCCTCAGCCACCACCAAAATTATTAATGTAACCACCAATGTCGCGGCCTTAGTGCAATTTCTGGGCGCAGGCCAAATTATTTGGCACTTGGCTGTGCCGATGGCGGTTTGCAATATTTTGGGCGGCATCATTGGCTCGCGTATGGCCATGGCTAAGGGTAGTCAGTTTGTGCGCGTAGTCTTTTTGGTGGTGGTGGTTGGGGTGATTTTGCGCTACGGCTATGATATTATCCAAGAATTTATCTAG
- the metH gene encoding methionine synthase — MTSIKPYVAELAKRVLIYDGAMGTSLDLYDLKPEDFGGEQYFGARDYLALTRPDIIEQIHSSFMEAGVDVLETNTFQSTRIRLHEWGLADKTYEQNFKAAQLARSVADRYQAKDGRKRFVAGSMGPTGFLPSSDDPTLSNITWDALSDTFKEQTIALVEGGVDVLLVETSVDILEVKAAIDGIRRGLAELKRPDIAIQAQVFLDLSGRMLLGTDIQATMVTLEALADVDVIGLNCSTGPEHMRPAITFLAANSKLPISCIPNAGLPMEVNGETVFPLEPAGFAKTLTEFVQDLGVRVVGGCCGTTPAHLRALVDSIGNDCPPKPNQAPTVQQVSSAMRSLALHQDPGPFIIGERVNSVGSRKVKKLLLKDDYDGVLQIAREQADSGSHALDVCVAMTERSDEKEQMQKLLKKLTMGVELPLVIDSTEHEVIDAALQIYPGRAIINSTSLEGGREQKFDKTMPLVARYGAAIIALTIDEEGMAHTAEAKVAIAKRMAEMGRQEYGVQNDAWLFDALTFPLTTGQAELRESAKETMEGIRRIKAEIPGAMTVLGVSNLSFGIQPHARSALNSVFLYHAVKAGLDAAIINPTHLMPFAEIPAETRKVCEDVIFNSDEEALPRFIQYFEANTAVAGEAKVDPTATMNAEERIHWKILHRKKDGIEADIDESRAWREAGGQTQGEAAIDILNGVMLPAMKEVGDKFGAGELILPYVLQSAEVMKRAVAHLEQFLDRVEGTTKGKVVLATVYGDVHDIGKNLVYTILSNNGYTVYDLGKQVPVNTIIEKALEVGADAIGLSALLVSTSKQMPLCVQELHKRNLAFPVLVGGAAINRQYGQRILFPEPEVAYSGGVFYCKDAFEGLETMDKLSDPTVREEYLSVMEDAARESLKAPERGRTLLEKLGKNNPSGVRSATRNDNPVPTPPFWGVQVAKKIRLDDVTPYLDLNTLWRLGWGIKNLKGAEYDRVVNDEFKPRLRRMIDDAKRNGWLQPQAVYGYFPAQAAGEELVVYDPKDRKTVLTRFAFPRQPSRERLCLADYFRPVVSGEFDVVGLQIVTMGHVAAERVETLQKANDYSESFFSHGLSTTYAEALAEFTNKIISQGLGLSYPAKRYSWGYPACPDLEEHTKLFSVLPAKEIDVSLTSAFQLDPEQSTAAIVVHHPDAKYFSIGSVAERAESDVAEIAN; from the coding sequence ATGACCAGTATAAAACCTTACGTCGCCGAATTGGCGAAACGTGTTCTGATTTACGACGGCGCAATGGGTACTAGCTTGGATTTGTATGATCTCAAGCCTGAGGATTTTGGCGGCGAACAGTACTTCGGCGCACGCGATTATCTCGCCTTGACGCGCCCCGATATCATCGAACAAATTCATAGCTCGTTTATGGAAGCGGGGGTTGATGTCTTGGAAACTAATACCTTCCAATCAACCCGGATTCGCTTGCATGAATGGGGCTTGGCTGATAAAACCTACGAGCAAAATTTTAAAGCGGCCCAACTTGCTCGTAGCGTCGCCGACCGCTATCAAGCGAAGGATGGCCGCAAACGTTTTGTGGCTGGCTCGATGGGGCCAACCGGATTTTTGCCTTCATCCGACGATCCAACCCTTTCAAATATTACTTGGGATGCGCTCTCGGATACCTTTAAAGAGCAGACGATCGCCTTGGTTGAAGGTGGCGTTGATGTGCTATTGGTCGAAACCAGCGTTGATATTCTTGAAGTCAAGGCTGCAATCGACGGCATTCGGCGTGGCCTCGCTGAACTCAAACGCCCTGATATTGCCATCCAAGCCCAAGTTTTTTTGGATCTTTCAGGGCGCATGTTGCTGGGCACGGATATTCAAGCAACCATGGTTACGCTCGAAGCTTTGGCTGATGTCGATGTAATTGGCTTGAATTGTTCAACTGGCCCTGAACACATGCGCCCTGCAATCACCTTCCTCGCCGCTAACTCCAAATTGCCAATTTCGTGTATACCAAACGCGGGCTTGCCAATGGAAGTCAACGGCGAAACCGTGTTTCCCTTGGAGCCAGCAGGCTTTGCCAAAACGCTGACCGAGTTTGTACAAGATTTAGGGGTACGTGTGGTTGGCGGTTGTTGTGGCACAACTCCGGCTCACCTACGCGCTTTGGTCGATTCAATTGGCAACGATTGCCCACCCAAACCCAACCAAGCTCCCACCGTTCAGCAAGTTTCCTCGGCCATGCGTTCCTTGGCGCTGCACCAAGATCCAGGCCCATTTATCATTGGCGAACGGGTTAATTCGGTTGGTTCGCGCAAAGTAAAAAAATTATTGCTCAAAGATGATTATGATGGTGTGTTGCAAATTGCCCGTGAGCAGGCCGATAGTGGTTCGCACGCGCTTGATGTCTGTGTTGCCATGACCGAACGCTCCGATGAAAAAGAGCAAATGCAAAAGCTGCTCAAAAAATTAACCATGGGCGTTGAATTGCCTTTGGTGATCGACTCAACCGAGCATGAAGTGATCGACGCAGCTCTGCAAATCTATCCAGGCAGGGCGATCATCAACTCAACCTCGCTCGAAGGCGGGCGCGAGCAGAAATTCGATAAAACGATGCCCTTGGTCGCTCGCTATGGCGCGGCAATTATTGCCTTGACGATCGATGAAGAAGGCATGGCCCATACCGCTGAGGCCAAAGTTGCCATCGCCAAACGCATGGCCGAAATGGGCCGCCAAGAATATGGCGTGCAAAATGATGCTTGGCTATTTGATGCGCTGACCTTCCCATTAACCACCGGCCAAGCCGAATTACGCGAATCGGCCAAGGAAACCATGGAAGGCATTCGGCGAATCAAGGCCGAAATTCCAGGCGCAATGACCGTGCTAGGCGTTTCGAATCTCTCATTCGGAATTCAGCCGCATGCCCGTTCAGCGCTCAACTCGGTCTTTTTATATCACGCGGTCAAGGCTGGGCTTGATGCAGCGATCATCAACCCAACCCACCTCATGCCTTTTGCCGAAATTCCAGCCGAAACCCGCAAAGTCTGTGAAGATGTGATTTTCAACAGCGACGAAGAAGCCTTGCCTCGCTTCATCCAATATTTCGAAGCCAATACTGCGGTTGCTGGTGAAGCCAAAGTTGACCCAACCGCCACCATGAACGCCGAAGAACGGATTCATTGGAAGATTTTGCATCGCAAAAAAGATGGCATCGAAGCCGATATCGACGAATCGCGGGCATGGCGCGAAGCTGGCGGCCAAACCCAAGGCGAAGCAGCCATCGATATTCTCAATGGCGTGATGCTGCCCGCAATGAAAGAAGTTGGCGATAAATTCGGCGCTGGCGAATTGATTTTACCCTATGTGCTGCAATCTGCCGAAGTCATGAAACGCGCTGTCGCTCACCTCGAACAATTCCTTGATCGGGTCGAAGGCACAACCAAGGGCAAAGTTGTGCTAGCCACGGTCTATGGCGATGTGCATGACATTGGCAAAAACTTGGTCTACACGATTTTGTCGAATAATGGCTACACCGTTTACGACCTTGGCAAGCAAGTTCCAGTCAATACGATCATCGAAAAAGCCCTTGAAGTTGGGGCCGATGCAATTGGGCTTTCGGCTTTGCTGGTCAGCACCTCGAAGCAAATGCCCTTGTGTGTGCAGGAGTTGCACAAACGTAATTTGGCTTTCCCAGTGCTGGTTGGTGGCGCGGCAATTAATCGCCAATATGGCCAACGCATTCTCTTCCCTGAACCAGAAGTAGCCTACAGCGGCGGGGTTTTCTATTGCAAAGATGCCTTTGAAGGCCTCGAAACCATGGATAAACTCTCTGACCCAACCGTGCGCGAAGAGTATTTGAGCGTGATGGAAGATGCTGCCCGCGAATCGTTGAAAGCCCCAGAGCGTGGTCGCACGCTGTTGGAAAAATTAGGCAAAAATAATCCTAGTGGTGTGCGTTCAGCCACTCGTAACGATAATCCCGTGCCAACTCCACCATTCTGGGGCGTACAGGTTGCCAAAAAAATTCGGCTCGATGATGTTACGCCCTATCTCGATTTGAACACCCTTTGGCGTTTAGGTTGGGGCATCAAAAATCTCAAGGGCGCTGAATACGATCGCGTGGTCAACGACGAATTCAAGCCACGTTTGCGCCGCATGATCGACGATGCCAAGCGCAATGGCTGGCTGCAACCCCAAGCAGTCTATGGCTACTTTCCAGCCCAAGCCGCTGGCGAAGAGTTGGTAGTCTACGATCCCAAGGATCGCAAAACCGTACTGACTCGTTTTGCCTTCCCACGCCAACCAAGCCGCGAACGCTTATGTTTAGCTGATTACTTCCGACCAGTCGTTAGCGGCGAGTTTGATGTGGTTGGCCTGCAAATCGTCACCATGGGCCATGTTGCGGCAGAGCGGGTCGAAACGTTGCAAAAAGCCAACGATTATAGCGAATCGTTCTTTAGCCATGGCTTGAGCACCACCTATGCCGAAGCCTTGGCCGAATTCACCAACAAAATTATCAGCCAAGGCTTAGGCTTGAGCTATCCAGCCAAACGCTATTCATGGGGCTATCCAGCCTGCCCCGATCTCGAGGAGCATACCAAGCTGTTTAGCGTTTTGCCCGCCAAAGAGATTGATGTCAGCTTGACATCGGCCTTCCAGCTTGACCCTGAGCAAAGCACCGCCGCGATCGTCGTGCACCACCCTGATGCCAAATATTTCTCAATTGGCTCAGTCGCCGAACGCGCCGAAAGCGATGTCGCTGAAATCGCCAATTAA